ATTTGCCTCTTGGGAATAGAAAAGCCGATGCATTATACAAAAATGCTCATGCTTCTCAAAGTACCCGATTGCGCCTCTCTCTTCTTCTTTTTTTGCCCAATGAAAATGGTTAGGGATTTTTTTACATTGCTGATTCTTCCTCTCTTATTCGTTTTGAAAAAAGGTGTAATAAAGAAGCATGGATAAAAAGAATTTCGATACTATTGATGCCGCTCTTGAAGATATTCGTCAGGGAAAACTGGTCATTGTTATTGATGATGAGGATCGTGAGGATGAGGGCGATTTTATTGGCGCTGCCGACAAGGTGACCAATGAAATGGTAAATTTTATCACGAGGGAGGCGCGGGGGCTGCTCTGCGTTGCTGTCACCATGGATCGCGCCAAAGAGCTGCAGCTTGATCCGATGGTTCAGAGAAATACCTCCCAGCATGAGACCAATTTTACGGTCTCCGTTGATGCGATTGCCGAGGGGGTAACTACTGGTATTTCCGTTTATGACAGGGCAATGACCATCAAAATGCTTGGCGATCTCTCTTCGACGGCGGATGATTTTTCCCGTCCTGGCCACATATTTCCGCTTCGGGCGATGGATGGGGGTGTTCTTCGGCGTGTGGGGCATACGGAAGCCGCAGTCGATCTTGCCCGTCTGGCGGGTTGCAGTCCGACAGGATTGCTCTGCGAAATTCTGAACGATGACGGCAGTATGGCCCGGCTTCCACAACTGATCAAGCTGAAGGCGAAATTTGGTTTGAAGCTGATCACCATCAAGGAGCTGGTTGCCTATCAGATGCAACGGAATAAACTGGTGCAACGGGCAGTCGAATCAAGATTGCCGACTATATACGGGGAGTTCAGACTGATTGCCTATGAATCGTTTACTGACCAGCATAACCATATGGCTTTTGTGAAGGGTGATGTAACCACTGACGAGCCGGTTCTTGTCAGGGTTCACTCGCAGTGTGCTACCGGCGATACCTTTGCCTCACTTCGCTGTGATTGTGGCAACCAGCTTGCTTCTGCGCTCACCATGATAGAAAAAGAGGGGCGCGGGGTGTTGATCTACCTCATGCAGGAGGGTCGTGGTATTGGACTGATCAATAAACTGAAAGCCTATAATCTTCAGGATCAAGGGTATGATACGGTTGAGGCCAATGAAAAGCTTGGTTTCAAAGCCGATCTGCGTGATTATGGTATTGGTGCACAGATTCTCAAGGATCTTGGTGTCCGCAAAATGAAGCTGATGACCAACAATCCAAAAAAAGTGGTTGGTCTTGAAGGGTACGGTCTGGAAATCGTTGAGCGCGTCCCGCTTGAGATGGCCTCAAACCCGATGAATCAGTTCTATCTGGACACAAAACGTGACAAGTTGGGCCACATGATCGGCTGTTCCTTCGGCCCCGAAAATTTTCATATAGAAAAAACAGCAACGAAACCGTAAACTTCCGTCAGGAAAAGGAATAAGAGACGATGGATACCGACATCCTTCAAAAACAGGATAGTGAGCTTTTTGAGGCAATTGCCAAAGAGACCGGCCGTCAGACAGAGACGCTTGAACTGATTGCTTCCGAAAATTTCACCAGTCGTGCGGTCATGCAGGCTTGTGGTTCAGTGATGACCAATAAATATGCAGAAGGCTATCCCGGCAAACGCTATTATGGCGGTTGTGAATTTGTTGATATAGCCGAAAACCTTGCGCGTGACCGGGCGAAAAAGCTTTTTGGCTGTGATTATGTCAATGTGCAGCCTCATTCAGGCTCAAGCGCCAATATGGCGGTTCTTTTTTCGGTACTGAAACCCGGTGACCGCATCATGGGACTTGATTTGTCACACGGAGGCCACCTGACTCATGGCAGTTCTGTCAATTTTTCCGGACAGATGTACGAGGCACACTCCTATGGTGTCGATCGCGAGACAGGCTGTATTGATATGAACAAGGTTGAAGAACTTGCCCTGCAGGTTCGTCCGAAACTGATTATCTGTGGTGCAAGCGCCTATTCACAGGGCTTTGATGTAAAGGCCTTCAGGGTAATTGCCGATAAGGTCGGAGCCTTTTTGATGGCTGATATCGCTCATCCTGCAGGGCTCATTGCTGCCGGTTTACTGGGCAACCCTTTACCACATTGTCATTTTGTGACCACCACGACCCACAAGACTCTTCGTGGACCTCGTGGAGGCATGATCATGATGGGTTCCGACTTCGAAAACCCGATGGGCATTACCATCAAGACGAAAACGGGTTCACGGCTGAAAATGATGTCTGAGGTTATGGATGCTGAAGTGATGCCGGGTATTCAGGGAGGTCCGCTGATGCATATTATTGCCGGCAAAGCCGTTGCTTTCGGCGAGGCACTGCAGCCTGCATTCCGTGACTATGCTGCCCAGGTCATAAAAAATGCTGCAGCAATGGCTGAAAAATTTACAGAGCTTGGTTACAAAATTGTCAGTGGCGGAACCAAAAACCATCTTATGCTGCTTGACTTGCGCAGCAAGAACGTTACCGGCAAGGTTGCCGAAAACCTGCTGCATTCGGCTGGCATAACCGTCAACAAGAACATGGTGCCTTTTGACGATAAGTCGCCCTTTGTCACGAGCGGTATCCGCGTCGGTACCCCTGCCATGACAACAAGAGGCATGAATGAAGCCGACAGCGTCCTTATTGCCGAGCTTATCGACAGGGTCATCACCTCTGCCGAAAAGCCTGATGTTGCCGACCTCTGTCGCAGTGTCCGGGAGGAGATCAAGGCGCTTTGCCTGCGTAACCCCATTGACGGATACACGGTATAGTCATTTTCCTGACCCACCCTGCATCTGCAATGGTGCAGGGTGAAACGGGCAAAGGGTTCAGCTCTCTTCCAGAATGGCAGTGATCATTTTTTTGAGGTCAAGGGAGGTTTTCCGGATTTTCTTATCAAGAATGATTTTTTCCCTCAAGAGCTCTATTTCACGATCGGTATCGCTTTCAAGACGGATATCCTCAGTCAATCTGTTTTTTTGACAGAGCAGCGGTTCAAGAATAAGATTTTTGAACGCATCAAGGAACATCGCAAGGCATCGTTTTGCGTTATCAGCGTGTACATTGGATTGTTCGAGCCACTTCTTGCTGATCGGTTGTTCAATCAGTAATTCCGAAGCGAGATCCCGTGACTCAGGAGTTCCGAACGAACTTATTTCAGACGCAATGTTAATCCGTTCGTCAGGACGATCGGCGATGTCGTGGTAGCGCCGGATGAGATGGATAAAAATCTCCTGAGCTTCATGGTGTGGCAGCTCCAGCATCTCTTCGTGCGAGGCTGCAAATTCAAGCACCGCATTTCCATAGCCGGTACTTTCAAGCAGCGCTTTCAAAAAGGTTTTTTCAAGTACCGAGATCTTTGGCGCCGGTTTGCCTGGAGGTGGAAGTTCCTGACGGTTTTCGGACGACAACCTCTTGTTTTCTGTTGCACCCTCCTCTTTTTCGAGCAACTCCTGAAGAGCTGAGAGAGTCAGACCAAGCTTTTTCGACAGCTCCTGAAGGTAGAGTTCGCGCCGGATTCGGTCGGGGATCTGCGCAATCGTGTGTGTCATCACCTTGATCGCTCTTGATTTCAGGTCAGGTTCTGCAAAGTCTCCCGATTCCCGGAAAAAACGGATCTGAAAATCCTGAAACGAAAGCATCTTCTCTTCTGTAAACCGCAGAAATTTTTCTCTCCCTTCACGGCTGACAAAACTGTCGGGATCGTCACCTTCGGGAAGTATGATGACAAAAGGGGTGAGGTTCTCTGCCAACAGGATGTCGATACCGCTCATCATTGACTTTTGGCCGGCACGGTCAGCATCATACATGAAAAGAACCCTGCTGGTGTAACGTCGGAGGATTTTTGCCTGGTAACGTGTCAGTGAGGTGCCGCATGAGGCTACTGCATTGGTCATGCCCGCCTGGTGCAGGGCCAGAACGTCCATATATCCTTCAACGAGCAGGGCGTTCTCCATGCGCCGAATCTCATTTTTTGCAGCGTGAAGTCCATAAAGAAGTTTTGATTTTTCAAAGAGCTTGCTCTCCTGCGAATTAAGGTATTTCGGTGCCTTGGGGTCACTCTCAAGGGTGCGTCCACCAAAACCGACGACCTGGCCACCGACTGAAAAAATAGGAAAGATCACTCGATGGCGGAAGGTATCGAACCATGAGTTGCCCTGTTTGTTTGCCGATATAAGTCCGAGATCAAGCAGGTGCTTCTGTGGTATGCCAGCCCGTTTTGCCGCAGTGAAGAGGTGATCCCATGCATCGGGCGCATAACCGAGGCCGAATGTTTTAATCGTTTTTTCCGACAAGCCCCGCTTTTCTGCAAGATAGATCGAGCCCAACTTTCCTGCATCACTTTCCAGCGTTCCGCGAAAAAATTTTGCAGCCCAGCG
The DNA window shown above is from Pelodictyon phaeoclathratiforme BU-1 and carries:
- a CDS encoding bifunctional 3,4-dihydroxy-2-butanone-4-phosphate synthase/GTP cyclohydrolase II, which translates into the protein MDKKNFDTIDAALEDIRQGKLVIVIDDEDREDEGDFIGAADKVTNEMVNFITREARGLLCVAVTMDRAKELQLDPMVQRNTSQHETNFTVSVDAIAEGVTTGISVYDRAMTIKMLGDLSSTADDFSRPGHIFPLRAMDGGVLRRVGHTEAAVDLARLAGCSPTGLLCEILNDDGSMARLPQLIKLKAKFGLKLITIKELVAYQMQRNKLVQRAVESRLPTIYGEFRLIAYESFTDQHNHMAFVKGDVTTDEPVLVRVHSQCATGDTFASLRCDCGNQLASALTMIEKEGRGVLIYLMQEGRGIGLINKLKAYNLQDQGYDTVEANEKLGFKADLRDYGIGAQILKDLGVRKMKLMTNNPKKVVGLEGYGLEIVERVPLEMASNPMNQFYLDTKRDKLGHMIGCSFGPENFHIEKTATKP
- the glyA gene encoding serine hydroxymethyltransferase; its protein translation is MDTDILQKQDSELFEAIAKETGRQTETLELIASENFTSRAVMQACGSVMTNKYAEGYPGKRYYGGCEFVDIAENLARDRAKKLFGCDYVNVQPHSGSSANMAVLFSVLKPGDRIMGLDLSHGGHLTHGSSVNFSGQMYEAHSYGVDRETGCIDMNKVEELALQVRPKLIICGASAYSQGFDVKAFRVIADKVGAFLMADIAHPAGLIAAGLLGNPLPHCHFVTTTTHKTLRGPRGGMIMMGSDFENPMGITIKTKTGSRLKMMSEVMDAEVMPGIQGGPLMHIIAGKAVAFGEALQPAFRDYAAQVIKNAAAMAEKFTELGYKIVSGGTKNHLMLLDLRSKNVTGKVAENLLHSAGITVNKNMVPFDDKSPFVTSGIRVGTPAMTTRGMNEADSVLIAELIDRVITSAEKPDVADLCRSVREEIKALCLRNPIDGYTV
- the dnaG gene encoding DNA primase, yielding MIPPAIVDEVRQAADIVEIISDYLTLQPAGHNYKALSPFTREKTPSFVVSPDKQLFKCFSSGKGGNVFNFVMEVEKLSFPEAVELVARRSGMDISRFTEKKEQKSAHEESLTETLRWAAKFFRGTLESDAGKLGSIYLAEKRGLSEKTIKTFGLGYAPDAWDHLFTAAKRAGIPQKHLLDLGLISANKQGNSWFDTFRHRVIFPIFSVGGQVVGFGGRTLESDPKAPKYLNSQESKLFEKSKLLYGLHAAKNEIRRMENALLVEGYMDVLALHQAGMTNAVASCGTSLTRYQAKILRRYTSRVLFMYDADRAGQKSMMSGIDILLAENLTPFVIILPEGDDPDSFVSREGREKFLRFTEEKMLSFQDFQIRFFRESGDFAEPDLKSRAIKVMTHTIAQIPDRIRRELYLQELSKKLGLTLSALQELLEKEEGATENKRLSSENRQELPPPGKPAPKISVLEKTFLKALLESTGYGNAVLEFAASHEEMLELPHHEAQEIFIHLIRRYHDIADRPDERINIASEISSFGTPESRDLASELLIEQPISKKWLEQSNVHADNAKRCLAMFLDAFKNLILEPLLCQKNRLTEDIRLESDTDREIELLREKIILDKKIRKTSLDLKKMITAILEES